The following proteins come from a genomic window of Scomber japonicus isolate fScoJap1 chromosome 4, fScoJap1.pri, whole genome shotgun sequence:
- the kansl2 gene encoding KAT8 regulatory NSL complex subunit 2, with translation MQANRRSVLRELRIERQPCERSAMNRIRIHVLPSSRNRVNQTPRPQEPQACSFTQRPCPQPRLDGLEFCIKHILEDKNAPYKQCSYISSKNGKRCPNAAPKVERKDGVTFCAEHARRNAMALRAQVRKASSGPTPESLLSQLSGYNRGETHSIEGGRSEANRILDEDSLSEEEQGPLVLDQTWRGDPDSEADSVDSDHEDPLKHAGVYTAEEVALITREKLIRLQSLYIDQFKRLQHLLKEKKRRYLHNRKVEHETLGSSLLTGPEGLSMKERENLKKLKALRRYRRRYGVEALLHRQLRERRQAVTDGAPQPHTRTAYEKCISFVEGTRCTNPCLPMTRHCVAHIFQDSNQVLFKMCPGLKDVPCDRTVHMGHSEDPRCPLHLTLPPPMYQPEQEAPPQEQFTPVSKDMYLSAAELQPTESLPLEFSDDLDVEGDGMQGPPSPLQFDTALALEDQTIRAIAEAPMDILTGEDPDTGDLDNSGQELSERDVDAIMDDQVVSEVVGGEGDATDGSLQDIDAATVDAHR, from the exons ATGCAGGCAAACCGACGCAGTGTGCTTCGGGAGCTGCGCATAGAGAGGCAACCGTGCGAAAG ATCTGCGATGAACAGGATACGCATCCATGTTTTGCCATCAAGTCGGAACCGGGTGAACCAGACGCCCCGTCCTCAGGAGCCTCAGGCCTGCTCCTTCACCCAGCGCCCGTGCCCTCAGCCCCGCCTGGACGGCCTGGAGTTCTGCATCAAACACATCCTAGAGGACAAGAACGCCCCGTACAAGCAGTGCAGCTACATCTCCTCCAAGAACGGAAAGCGCTGCCCCAACGCCGCGCCGAAGGTCGAGAGGAAAGATGG AGTGACGTTCTGTGCAGAGCACGCTCGCAGGAACGCCATGGCTCTCCGCGCTCAGGTGAGAAAGGCGTCGTCTGGTCCGACCCCGGAGTCACTGTTGTCTCAGCTCAGCGGATACAACCGAGGGGAGACGCACAGCATCGAGGGAGGCCGCTCCGAAGCAAATCGTATTCTAG ATGAGGACAGTctgagtgaggaggagcagggtccTCTGGTGTTAGATCAGACGTGGAGAGGAGACCCTGACAGCGAGGCCGACAGCGTTGACAGTGATCATGAGGATCCTCTAAA ACATGCGGGAGTGTACACAGCAGAAGAAGTGGCGCTCATCACTCGAGAGAAACTCATCAGGCTCCAGTCTCTCTACATCGATCAGTTCAAACGCCTGCAGCACCTGCTCAAGGAGAAAAAGCGCCGATACCTGCACAACCGCAAAGTGGAGCATGAAACTCTTG GCAGCAGTCTGCTGACGGGCCCTGAAGGACTGTcgatgaaggagagagagaaccTGAAGAAGCTCAAAGCTCTGCGTCGATACCGTCGTCGGTACGGCGTGGAGGCCCTGCTGCACCGGCAGCTGAGGGAGAGGAGGCAGGCTGTTACAGACGGAGCTCCTCAG CCGCACACAAGAACGGCGTACGAGAAATGCATCTCGTTTGTGGAAGGGACCCGATGTACCAACCCCTGCCTGCCCATGACCCGCCACTGTGTCGCAC ACATCTTCCAAGACAGCAATCAGGttcttttcaaaatgtgtcCCGGCCTGAAGGACGTCCCATGCGACCGCACTGTGCACATGGGTCACTCTGAGGATCCTCGCTGCCCGCTTCACCTCACCCTGCCTCCCCCCATGTACCAGCCGGAGCAAGAAGCTCCGCCGCAGGAGCAGTTCACCCCCGTCAGCAAAGACATGTACCTGAGCGCCGCAGAGCTTCAGCCCACAGAGAGCCTTCCTCTAGAGTTCAGTGAC GACCTGGATGTGGAAGGAGATGGTATGCAGGGTCCTCCGTCCCCCCTGCAGTTTGACACGGCCTTGGCTCTGGAGGACCAAACTATTAGAGCCATTGCTGAGGCCCCAATGGACATCCTGACCGGAGAAGACCCCGACACGGGCGACCTGGACAACTCAGGACAGGAGCTTTCTGAAAGGGACGTGGACGCCATCATGGACGACCAG GTGGTGTCAGAGGTTGTCGGAGGCGAAGGTGACGCCACAGACGGTTCACTCCAAGACATTGACGCTGCCACTGTCGACGCTCAcagatga